CGGTCGCCACGCATACGCGCGATGTCAGTCCTGCCGAGATGCAGCAGGGCCAGTGCGCGCCGCGCGAATGAAGCAAAGCGGTTTCCGAATCCGAAAAGGAGAAACGCTCATGCAAAAGATATCGCCCTGCCTGTGGTTCGAGGCCGACAACGCGCAACAGGCCGTCGACTTCTATCTCACCGTGTTCGATAACGCGCGCATCACCGAAACCATGCGTCATACGGAAGCGAGCCCCGGTCCCGCGGGCAGCGTGCTTGCCGTGCTGTTCGAACTCGACGGCGAGGAGTTCATGGCGATCAACGGCGGTTCGCAGTTCAAGTTCACGCCCGCCATTTCCATGTTCGTCAACTGCGATAGCCAGGACGAGATCGACCGGTACTGGGACAAGCTGATCGACGGCGGACAGGCGCTCGCCTGCGGCTGGGTGACGGACCGCTTCGGCGTGACGTGGCAGATTGCGCCGTCGCGTCTGCGCGCCATGCTTCAGGACCCCGACCCGGCCAAGGCCAACCGCACGATGAAGGCGATGATGAACATGATCAAGCTCGACATCGCCGAACTGGAGCGCGCGTACCACGGCGCCTGATCACGCGCGGCGCTTCTTCGCCTTGCGCTCGACCAGCTTCGACGCCATGAAGCGGTGGTCCGGCGAGAAGAGCCGCCGGTAAGTCAGCACCACGGCGCCGACCACGCCGAGCCCGGACGCCGCCGCGATCAGAAACATGATGACGATCTGATAGCGCACCGCTTGCAACGGCGACTGGCCCGCCAGCACTTGCCCGGTCATCATGCCGGGCAGGCTCACGAGACCGACCACGGCCATCTGGTTGAGCGTCGGAATCATGCCCGCGCGCACCGCCTGGCGCGCGGGTCCTTTCGCCGCTTCCCAGCGCGTCGCGCCGAGTGCGAGCGACATTTCGACCGCCGCGCGCCCGGCGGTCAGTTCCTCCGTCATCCGTTCGATGCCAAGGGACACGCCCGTCAGCGTGTTGCCGAGCACCATGCCGAGAATCGGAATCGTGTATTGCGGCTCGTACCACGGATGAATGCGGATCACCGCAAAGAGGCCGAACGCGCCGATCAGCCACGAGCTGCCCCAGATCGACAGAATGCTGTCCGCCCGCTGACCGGCATACGTGCGTCGCCCGCGATCGGACGCCGCGAGTCCCGCGATCACGGTCATCAGCACCATGAGCGGCAGCACCACGTACCAGCGGCTGAACGCGAACACCCAGCCCAGCACGTAGCCGATGAAGAGCAGCTGCACGACGGTGCGCACCGCCGCGATCATGAGCCGCCGCTCCAGCCCGAGCCCGAGCGCGACCGAGAGCGCCCCGTTCACGACGATCAGCGCCGCCGCGAGCCCGATATCGACGAGGCTCAGATTCTGATAGCCGGTCATTGCGCCTCCGCCGTCTCGGTGAGCGTGCCCGCCGTCATGGCGAGATGGCGCGTGGCGACGCGCCGGGCCTGCTCCGGATCATGCGATACCCAGATGCACGCGCGCTCGTGCGCGCCGTTCGCACAGTTCGCACCGTCGCCCGCATCGAACCATGCGCCGACGAGCGCCTCGATGGCGCGCACTGACGCCGGATCGAGCGAGGCGGTCGGCTCGTCGAGCAAGAGCACATCGGGCGCGAGTTGCAGCACGCGCACGAACGCCGCGATCTGCGCTTCGCCACCGGACAGATCGCTCGCGAGCTTGTCGAGGAAATCGGCGCTGCGTCCGGCTGCGTGCGCGAGGCGCGCGGCAGCGTCGCGGTCGAAATGCGCATCGCGGTAAGCCTTGAGCGTGTACGGATAGCGCAGATTGTCTTCGACCGTGCCGTCCAGCATGGCGGGCCGTTGCGCGATATAGGCGACGCGCCGCCGATACGCTGGAATGCCCGCGCGCTCGATCCGCTCGCCGCGCCACGTGATCACGCCCGCATCGCACGGATCGAGCAGCGCGAGCGTGCGCAGAAACACGCTCTTTCCCGAACCCGAAGGCCCCGTGATCGCGACGCGCTCGCCGGCGTCGAGTGTGAAATTGGTGGGATGCAGCAGCACCGTGCCGCGCAGCGCGTCGCGGCGCGCGACGCCCGTTGCCGCTACGAGCGGTCTGTCGTTAGCCATCTGCGGATTCGTGGGGAGTCTCTTGTGGCCGTCATCTTACGCGGGCTCGCCGATAAAACCGGGCATGGGTCATGCTGGCGCGAAGTGAATCAGAAAAAACGGATGGAGAGGTCATGGCGCAAGCCCGAACCGCCGGAAAAATCGGAAAGATCGCAGCATGGTTCTTCGCCATTCTCGCGATCCTGATCGCCGTGCTGGTGATCGTGTTCCTGACCTTCGACTGGAACCGGCTGCGGCCCTGGATCGACGACAAGGTTTCCCAGGCAATCGGACGCCAGTTTCAGATCACGGGCGATCTGAAGGTCGGCTGGCGGCGCCCGCCGAATGAAACCGGCTGGAAGCGGTGGGTGCCGTGGCCGCGCTTTTCCGCCGAGAAAATCACCATCGCGAATCCGGACTGGGCGCGTCAGCAGCACTTCGCGACGCTCGACGAGATCGACTTCCAGGTCGCGGTGCTGCCGCTGCTTGCGCACGACATCGTGATCCCGAACATCAACCTCGTGAATCCGTCCATCGACATCGAGCGATTGAAGGACAACCGCAACAACTGGACATTCAAGTTCAAGCAGTCGAGCCAGCCTTCGACATGGAATCTCAAGCTCGGCGACATCTCGCTCGCGAAGGGGACCATCGGCGTTCATGACGAAGTGACCAAGACGCAGATGGACGTCGTCGTCGATACGCTCGGCCAGGCGGTGCCGATCGGCGAAGTGATGAAGCAGCAGGAAGCGGCATCGACGAAGTCGTCGGCGGAGATGGTGGGCAAGGGCGGGGCGGCCAAGCTCAGCAAGCAGGCGGATGCGGCGGCGGCTTCGGAGGCATCCGCAGCGTCGGCGGCGTCGGCGGCTGCGGCGGCGAACGCATCGGCGCCGAATCCGGCCAGCACGTCCGCGAACAAGAGCATCACCACGAAGAACGCCCCGAAGGCGCCGATTCCGCCGTATGCGTTCGGCTGGACCGCGAAGGGCACCTACAACAACGGCAAAGTGTCGGGCGAAGGCAAGCTCGGCGGCGTCCTCGCGGTGCAGGACGCAGAGCGCCCGTTCCCCGTTCAGGCCGATGTTCGCCTCGGCGATACGCATATTGCATTCGTCGGCACCGTGACCGATCCCGCGCATCTCGCGGCGGTGGATCTTCGGCTGTGGGTGCAGGCGGTCAGCATGGCGCATCTGTATCCGTTCACCGGCGTCACGCTGCCGGAGACGCCGCCTTTCGCGACGGAAGGCCGCCTCACCGGCCAGTTCCGGGAAGAGGGCAACGTCTTCCATTACGAGAACTTCACCGGGCGCGTGGGCGGCAGCGATATCAATGGTTCGCTTGTCTATGCGGCCAGAAAGCCGCGGCCGCTGTTGCAGGGCGAACTCGTATCGCACCTGCTGCAGTTCTCCGATCTCGCGCCGATCATTGGCGCCGATTCCAACGCCAGCAAGGAAAAGCGCGGCGACGCGAAGAAACAGCCGTCCGCCAAGGCGCTGCCGACCGAGGAATTCAAAACGGACCGCTGGAAGGCCATCGATGCCGACGTGAAGTTCACCGGCCAGCGCATCATCAAGGACCCGAAGCTGCCGATCACCGATCTCTATACGCATGTGGTGATGAAGGACGGCGTGCTCTCGCTCGAGCCGCTCAAGTTCGGCGTCGCGGGCGGCACGTTTGCATCCAATATTCATCTTGACGGCAGCGACGCGCCGCTGAAGGGCAAGGTCTCGGCGGAAGCGCGGCATCTGAAGCTCAAGCAGCTTTTCCCGACCAACAAGACGATGCAATCCGCGCTCGGCGAAGTGAACGGGGACGCCGCGCTGTCCGCGACCGGGAATTCGCCCGCCGCGCTCGCCGCGAGTTCGAACGGCGAAGTGAAGGCGCTCATCACGCAAGGCACGGTGAGCCGGCTCTACATGGAGGCGGCCGGTCTCAACGTGGCGAACGTGGTCTATGAGAAGCTCTTCGGCAACCGTGACGTGAGCATCAATTGCGCGGCGGCGGATTTCGTGGTGACGAACGGCGTGCTGGATTCACGCGTCTTCGCCCTCGATACGGACGACGCGGTGATCAATGTCGACGGCACCATCAACCTGAAGACCGAGGACATGGATCTGGGCATTCACCCGCACACGAAGGGTTTCCGCATCTTCTCGTTGCGCTCGCCGTTGTATGTGAAGGGCACGTTCAAGGAGCCCAAGGTCGGCGTGAACGTCGGAGCGCTCGCGGTGCGCGGAGGCGCGGCGGTGGGGCTCGGGCTGATCAACCCGTTTGCGGCGCTGATTCCCCTCATCGCGCCGAGCAACAACAAGCCGTTGCCGTGCGGGCAGATGCTTGCGGACATGCAGAAGGCGCCGACCGCGCCGCCGGCCGGACAGAAGCAGAAGGCGAAGGCTGCGCCGGCCTATATGTCGTCGGGTGCGGCGGAGGCGGGCGCCGCCAACAAGGCGCCGAAGAAGCCGGCACCGCCC
This Caballeronia sp. LZ062 DNA region includes the following protein-coding sequences:
- a CDS encoding VOC family protein; translation: MQKISPCLWFEADNAQQAVDFYLTVFDNARITETMRHTEASPGPAGSVLAVLFELDGEEFMAINGGSQFKFTPAISMFVNCDSQDEIDRYWDKLIDGGQALACGWVTDRFGVTWQIAPSRLRAMLQDPDPAKANRTMKAMMNMIKLDIAELERAYHGA
- a CDS encoding ATP-binding cassette domain-containing protein, whose protein sequence is MANDRPLVAATGVARRDALRGTVLLHPTNFTLDAGERVAITGPSGSGKSVFLRTLALLDPCDAGVITWRGERIERAGIPAYRRRVAYIAQRPAMLDGTVEDNLRYPYTLKAYRDAHFDRDAAARLAHAAGRSADFLDKLASDLSGGEAQIAAFVRVLQLAPDVLLLDEPTASLDPASVRAIEALVGAWFDAGDGANCANGAHERACIWVSHDPEQARRVATRHLAMTAGTLTETAEAQ
- a CDS encoding ABC transporter permease, producing MTGYQNLSLVDIGLAAALIVVNGALSVALGLGLERRLMIAAVRTVVQLLFIGYVLGWVFAFSRWYVVLPLMVLMTVIAGLAASDRGRRTYAGQRADSILSIWGSSWLIGAFGLFAVIRIHPWYEPQYTIPILGMVLGNTLTGVSLGIERMTEELTAGRAAVEMSLALGATRWEAAKGPARQAVRAGMIPTLNQMAVVGLVSLPGMMTGQVLAGQSPLQAVRYQIVIMFLIAAASGLGVVGAVVLTYRRLFSPDHRFMASKLVERKAKKRRA
- a CDS encoding AsmA family protein, producing the protein MAQARTAGKIGKIAAWFFAILAILIAVLVIVFLTFDWNRLRPWIDDKVSQAIGRQFQITGDLKVGWRRPPNETGWKRWVPWPRFSAEKITIANPDWARQQHFATLDEIDFQVAVLPLLAHDIVIPNINLVNPSIDIERLKDNRNNWTFKFKQSSQPSTWNLKLGDISLAKGTIGVHDEVTKTQMDVVVDTLGQAVPIGEVMKQQEAASTKSSAEMVGKGGAAKLSKQADAAAASEASAASAASAAAAANASAPNPASTSANKSITTKNAPKAPIPPYAFGWTAKGTYNNGKVSGEGKLGGVLAVQDAERPFPVQADVRLGDTHIAFVGTVTDPAHLAAVDLRLWVQAVSMAHLYPFTGVTLPETPPFATEGRLTGQFREEGNVFHYENFTGRVGGSDINGSLVYAARKPRPLLQGELVSHLLQFSDLAPIIGADSNASKEKRGDAKKQPSAKALPTEEFKTDRWKAIDADVKFTGQRIIKDPKLPITDLYTHVVMKDGVLSLEPLKFGVAGGTFASNIHLDGSDAPLKGKVSAEARHLKLKQLFPTNKTMQSALGEVNGDAALSATGNSPAALAASSNGEVKALITQGTVSRLYMEAAGLNVANVVYEKLFGNRDVSINCAAADFVVTNGVLDSRVFALDTDDAVINVDGTINLKTEDMDLGIHPHTKGFRIFSLRSPLYVKGTFKEPKVGVNVGALAVRGGAAVGLGLINPFAALIPLIAPSNNKPLPCGQMLADMQKAPTAPPAGQKQKAKAAPAYMSSGAAEAGAANKAPKKPAPPAAASAAQYRGS